GGTTAATACTTACTCTATAGAAAGGACTCCCAATGCGCTTATAAAGCTGAGTTTTTAGTACCCGTTGAGCTCAACAAAGCTGATCTTAACATCATCCCCGACAGCAGTCACGGTAACATCGGTACAAATGATCTGGTTCGTTGAAGGCCAGGTATAACAAACAGCATACATATCTTTATTTTGATCGTCCTTTTGAATGACAAGTGTTTTCAAGGTTGCCACATCAGAGTCCTGTGCGCTAAGAAAGGGGTCGGAATCAAGCGAGGCATTCTCAATTTTCTGTGCCAGCCCAGCCGTGCAGTATTTTCTGATTACCTGCCATCCTTGCTTTATCTGTTGGCGCGACATCGCCCTGCATAATATATTCCGTATAAAAAGACTTCAGCATCTTTTCGGCAGCTGCATTTGAAGCCTTGTTGCTTTTTACTGAAACATCCTTATGAGAACCACCTGATTTCCCTGTTGTTTTATCAGTGCAGGACATAAGGACTAAGAGCGCCATTATACTGAATAATTGTTTCATAATACCTCTTATAAACAACAAACCCGCCTTGGGAGCGGATTTGCATTTCTATTTAACTTAAATCTATTTTTTGATAATCTTTTTTGTAGCGCTAAGGTTATTTCCGAACTCTACTTTCACCATATAGATGCCGCTTTGCATCTCTGACATATCTATTTTCTCAGTAGTCCCTTCAAATACCGTCTGCCCCAGCGTGTTGACAACCGTAACCGTTTTCACCTGCTGGTCGCCGGTTCCTATCGTTGCAATATCAGTCACAGGGTTAGGGTAAATATTGAAAGCATTGTGCTCAAAGTCCGGCGTACCCAGTGTCTCGCTATAGCCCTGCATGTATACCGACATTGGGAAATAGCCATCGCTGCCATTGCCTGCGCCATTTAAAAACTCAGCCTCCGGTACGTCTATCTTAAACGAATGCTCTCCGGCTGCAAGATCTCCTAACTCGATAACGCGGGTAGGTATCTTATTGCCCGGACACCAGTTATTCCAGGCCCATGCGGCATTGGTATTAGGGCGGTAAGCCCCCGTAGCACAGTTGATGTAAATACAGTTCGGCATCGTGTTGTATACCCTGTAAGGCACGCAGGAAAGTCCGCCTGGGGTGTAGTTTGTAACTTCCACTCCATCAAAATAAACATGGTGTTTGCGCCTTAAAAATTCTTCCTGCTGCCCATGGTTGGAGGTTATAAGGTAGAATTTGGCATTTGGAACAGGCTCATCAAGCGTGAAGGTAATCGTCCGCACGGTTTGCCCGATTTCATCTGTCCCCTCAAGTGTATAATTTTTCAGCTCGTACTTATAGGACAACGGCACAAAGTGATTTTCACCCTGTACCAGGTTAGGGTTGTTATTCGAAACGAGCTCTAAAGACCCCATGTACACATCGTTCCTTCCGGTACAAGTTGCCGGAAGATCGTGTACTGCACCTGCAGACGAGTCCCCCTGGTAACCGTATACTTCCAGTTCAATCCAGAAGTCATAATTGCTGCTTATGCTTGTATCATGCAATATCTTAGTAATATTATTCACCTCGAAAGTATATGGAACCGATGCCGGATTTGTGACATTAAGATTCATGAAAGGTGTGATAAAACGTCCTATTTCTATCCTGGTGATATTGGTATCATTATAACCATAGCTGGTAGCGCCTGCAGGAACCATTACCAGGTTTACATTCCCGATCCTGTCGTAGGTGTCACAAAGCGGGAAAAGCGTTACGTTCAGGGTAAGCATATTCCCGATAGATTCAATCTGCTCTGCAGTAAGCTTGCGGCTGTACGATGAATTTCTTGTTCTTATTAAACCATCCGGCACAGGCTCGCTAACCGGCCCTTCATACATATTGTAATAAATAACCTGGTCGAAAAAGCTAAGGGTATAAGGATCCTGCGCTTGTGCCGTAAAAGACGCAAAAAGTGAAGCGAATAAAGAAAAAATGAGTAAAGTTTTTTTCATGTTGTGTAGTTTAGTGGGCGTAATTTAATGAAAAATTTCATTATCACTCCATTAACCACAGTTTAACACGATTTCGCTTTTAAATGTTATATTTAAAACTGGAAATAGATAAATGGTTGCGGCCCTGCGGATGCTGCGGCATATACCAGCCAGTATACCAACCCTAATAAAACACCTTTTACTACAAGCGGCGACTGGTCAAAACCTTTCTTCATGGCGACCGAAATGCCTTCCGGCATGAAGTGCCATACATAACCTATCAGCATCAGCAGGAATACGTTTTTGTAGCCCATGATGATGATCTGCCATTGTGCCGGGTCGAACGTTACATTGCCAATATTATTGATAAGGTCAAGCGCTATGGTAAAGTCTTTAGCCCGGAAAAATATCCAGCAGAAAGCCACAAAGTGAAACGTGAGCAGTACCGAGATAAATGTCCACAGGCTGCCAAAAGCAGAAGGCTTGCCTTCTTTTTTAGACGGGAAAAATTCGGCAAACAGCTTATGTACTGCCAGTGCAATGCCGTGCAGTGCTCCCCAGATAATAAAGCGAAGGCTCGCGCCATGCCAAAGCCCGCCAAGAAGCATTGTGGTAAGCAGGTTAACATTGGTGTACATCGTTTTCTCCTTATCCTTCCTGGCCAAAAGGAAGGTGAGCGTAAATACCAATAATCCGGCAACGCTGATGATAAGCGGGATATTGCTTGTTGGCGAATAGGTAATACCCCATACTATAAGCCCGAAGAAAAACAGCGCCGGAAACAAAAATCCTGCGAACGAGCCGTGGCGGTTACCCCCTACGGAGATATAAAGGAAATCCTTAAGCCACGTGGACAGCGATATATGCCACCTTCTCCAGAACTCGGTAATAGAAGCCGATTTATAAGGCGTACGGAAGTTGGTCGGCAGCTTAAAGCCAAGCAATAAGGCTACCCCAATCGCCATGTCGCTGTATCCCGAGAAGTCGCAGTATATCTGTATCGTATAGCCATAAGCCGCCATAAGGTTCTCAAAAGCGGTATAGCTGTTGGGTGAATCGAACACACGATCGACAAAGTTGATGGAGATATAATCGGATATCACCGTCTTCTTAATAAGTCCGCCGATGATTAGGAACAGTGCGTAGTTGATATCCTGTTTGGTGACGTTCAGCCTGGCGTAGATCTGTGGGATGAAGTCCTTAGCTCTTACGATAGGCCCTGCCACAAGCTGCGGGAAGAAAGACACGAAAAACAGGTAATCTACATAGTTCTTGGCCGGGATAATTTCCTTACGGTAAATTTCTATGATATAACTGATGGACTGGAACGTATAGAACGATATACCCACCGGCAGCAGCACTTTATGGAAGGTATAATTCCACCCGAAAAGGCTGTTACTGCTTTCTAATATGAAGGTCGTATATTTAAAGTAACCAAGAAAAGTGAGGTTAACAATGACACTAAACCACAGGTAAACCCTGCGCGGTATGGTACGCGTTTCCCGGTACAGGAAGTAGCTGAGCGTATAATCTACCACCGATGAGAGTAGCAATAGCATAAAGTAAGCCCCGCTTGACTTGTAGTAGAAGAACAGCGAGAAGCATATCACATAAACGATCCTTAAATGGAACGTTTTCCTGGTAAGGATATAGATGGCATAAAAAACGGTGAACAGCCCCAGAAAAAGCGGCGTGTTGAACAGCAACGGCGCTTCTCGGTTGTATGTAAACCATCCTTCTACATCACTCCATGTTATATTGGGCAAATATTTTGAAAGCTCTGTCACTCCCTGTTGGTTTTAAAATTATCGTATGCGTTCAGCAATGCTTCGGTAAATAGCATGCCCTGTTTTTCATATCCCGGCTTCGAGTAGTGCACTTTGTCACCTGCCATTAATCCCTGTGCAGCATTCCGGTTCACACTGAACAGGCCGCCCATCTCAGAGAACAAATCCCACGAGGCGTAGTTTTTGGCCGTTTCCTGCATGAGTATGCTCTTGGCATAACCGGCAGCAAAGGTATTGGGGTATTTCCTTTTGAACATTGATGGCGGCGGTGTCATTACCAATACACACACATCGGGGTTTTTAGCTTTAACCTTATCAATAAAAAGGTTCAGCTGCGTAATGTAATCGTTGGGAATCATTTTGTCGAATGACTCATTGGTACCCAGTGATATCACGATAAGGTCGGGCTGTAATGCCGGGAGCTGGTCAAAGAACAGCGGGTACTTGTTATAGTCCGATGCTTTCGCGCCGTTTACGCCAATGCTATGGTAGAGCAGTCCCGGATCATCTTTTTCCAGCACCAGTCCGCTAAGGGTATATTCCTTCCTGTCATTGTTGGGCAGCAGGTATATTTTAGAAAGCGCTTCATCACTGTGGTAATAATTGCTCAGTGAGTCGGCGGTAATGGGCAGCGGTATGAATTCCGACCGCTTCACTTCCTTTTTCTGCATTTCGCTTGTGGGTATCTTCAGGGTTTTCCCTGCCCTTATGTTATCCGACTTCAGGCCGTTTGCTTTTTTCAATTGTGCCACCGTCACATTGTATTTATCGGCAATAGAACCAAGCACCTCGCCCTTCTTTATTTTATGCGTAATTTTTTTCGGCACGGTCGATTCGAGCACAATGGTTTTTGAGCTTGTTGCCACGTCAAATCCCGGCGCATTGCCCGGCGTAATTATTTTCAGGGTATTAAAGTCGTAAGCGGTGTCCCGAACATTCAACTCGACCACAAAGTTCTCCCTCGTCTCGAGGGCGATTCCGCTAAGGCCAACTTCCATCCCGGGCTCGGGCGTATAAATGTTGCGGCGGCTGTTCCAAGAAGCATTCGAATTGAAACGGACATTGTAGCTGCCATTGGTTTTTGCCAGCTGGTACGGAAAAGTAAACCCGCAGCCCGCATTGCCAAAACGCGCCTGCAATGTCTTGCGGATAATGCCTGTCATCAGGTCGGCTTGTATGTGCGAATCCCCAATGTGTACAATATTTACCTTGCCGCCTTTCTGGCTTTCGAGGAAATACAGCTTTTCGAAGAACAGCTTTAGCGAAGAGCTGTTGGTAATGATGTTATCAGCTACTACGATCTCAGTGGTATCGGTAACAATGCTGTCCATGACCACTGCAAGCGAATCTACCTGTGCGGCAGACTTTGCGCCCAAGAGCAGGCAAAATAGCAGGAATACTATTTTACGGCGCATGGGTAGTATCTTTTTTAGGGGTTATCGTGTCTTTCTTAACTATTGGCTTTTTTGCCGGTTGCACCGTTGGAGTTTTTGGCTGTTCTGCTTTAGGCTGCTCTGTTACAGGTGTACCTGTTTGGGGAGCCGGTGCTGGCGGAGTTGGCGTCTTAAAGCCCCTAAGCCTCTTGTACTGCTCATACCCGCCATTGATCTGGTTCCAGATAAGGTCGGATACCTTTTTTGCCCCACGGAAATTGAAGTGGGTATAATCTTTATTAGCCAATGCAGGCGCTTCCTCATCCACCCATTTCACCATAGAGCCGTCACCGCCCATAAGCGTGTAAAGGTTTACATAAGCCGATTCTGTTTGCACGGCATATTTTTTCTGGGCACGGCTAAGCGGTACCACAGCCGAGTCGGTTTTCATCTCCAGCCCGTATTTGGTCGATTTATCGGCAGTAGAAATAATGAGTATATCCACACCCGGGAAACATTCCCTCAGGTGCTCCACAACCCTTGCCATACGCTTTTCGTACCAGGTATAATTGAGTGAGCCGTAATTTAGCACGTTGGTACCGTAATGAAGTACAATAAGGTCGTAACCCAGCTTATCATTGAACGCCCTCATCACATTGGTATTGAAAGAGCCTATCGGAAGGCCTGAGTTACCGCGGTTCGAGAAGTTATCTACATGCACTCCCCTGCCATCGTCAAAATTGAAGCCATAGAACGGAATGGAATCGGAAGCGATAAAATTAGCCTTAAAACCTTTGATGCCGCCATTGGCAACGCTAAGCGTATTCACAAGGTTTACAGGGTTAAGATTTTTGCGAATGGTATCT
Above is a genomic segment from Flavobacterium album containing:
- a CDS encoding LysM peptidoglycan-binding domain-containing protein; amino-acid sequence: MRRKIVFLLFCLLLGAKSAAQVDSLAVVMDSIVTDTTEIVVADNIITNSSSLKLFFEKLYFLESQKGGKVNIVHIGDSHIQADLMTGIIRKTLQARFGNAGCGFTFPYQLAKTNGSYNVRFNSNASWNSRRNIYTPEPGMEVGLSGIALETRENFVVELNVRDTAYDFNTLKIITPGNAPGFDVATSSKTIVLESTVPKKITHKIKKGEVLGSIADKYNVTVAQLKKANGLKSDNIRAGKTLKIPTSEMQKKEVKRSEFIPLPITADSLSNYYHSDEALSKIYLLPNNDRKEYTLSGLVLEKDDPGLLYHSIGVNGAKASDYNKYPLFFDQLPALQPDLIVISLGTNESFDKMIPNDYITQLNLFIDKVKAKNPDVCVLVMTPPPSMFKRKYPNTFAAGYAKSILMQETAKNYASWDLFSEMGGLFSVNRNAAQGLMAGDKVHYSKPGYEKQGMLFTEALLNAYDNFKTNRE
- a CDS encoding MBOAT family O-acyltransferase, which encodes MTELSKYLPNITWSDVEGWFTYNREAPLLFNTPLFLGLFTVFYAIYILTRKTFHLRIVYVICFSLFFYYKSSGAYFMLLLLSSVVDYTLSYFLYRETRTIPRRVYLWFSVIVNLTFLGYFKYTTFILESSNSLFGWNYTFHKVLLPVGISFYTFQSISYIIEIYRKEIIPAKNYVDYLFFVSFFPQLVAGPIVRAKDFIPQIYARLNVTKQDINYALFLIIGGLIKKTVISDYISINFVDRVFDSPNSYTAFENLMAAYGYTIQIYCDFSGYSDMAIGVALLLGFKLPTNFRTPYKSASITEFWRRWHISLSTWLKDFLYISVGGNRHGSFAGFLFPALFFFGLIVWGITYSPTSNIPLIISVAGLLVFTLTFLLARKDKEKTMYTNVNLLTTMLLGGLWHGASLRFIIWGALHGIALAVHKLFAEFFPSKKEGKPSAFGSLWTFISVLLTFHFVAFCWIFFRAKDFTIALDLINNIGNVTFDPAQWQIIIMGYKNVFLLMLIGYVWHFMPEGISVAMKKGFDQSPLVVKGVLLGLVYWLVYAAASAGPQPFIYFQF
- a CDS encoding peptide-N-glycosidase F-related protein, which gives rise to MKKTLLIFSLFASLFASFTAQAQDPYTLSFFDQVIYYNMYEGPVSEPVPDGLIRTRNSSYSRKLTAEQIESIGNMLTLNVTLFPLCDTYDRIGNVNLVMVPAGATSYGYNDTNITRIEIGRFITPFMNLNVTNPASVPYTFEVNNITKILHDTSISSNYDFWIELEVYGYQGDSSAGAVHDLPATCTGRNDVYMGSLELVSNNNPNLVQGENHFVPLSYKYELKNYTLEGTDEIGQTVRTITFTLDEPVPNAKFYLITSNHGQQEEFLRRKHHVYFDGVEVTNYTPGGLSCVPYRVYNTMPNCIYINCATGAYRPNTNAAWAWNNWCPGNKIPTRVIELGDLAAGEHSFKIDVPEAEFLNGAGNGSDGYFPMSVYMQGYSETLGTPDFEHNAFNIYPNPVTDIATIGTGDQQVKTVTVVNTLGQTVFEGTTEKIDMSEMQSGIYMVKVEFGNNLSATKKIIKK